The DNA window TTGAATCTAAAGACGGGGATCGATCACTTTTGTATACATCCCGGAGGTAGGGCTGTGATAGAGGGTGTAGGAAAGAGCTTGGGGTTGAGTGAATACGATATCGAGCCAGCAAGAATGGCACTTCATCGATTCGGGAACACTTCCGCGGGTGGATTGTGGTATGTTCTAGGTTACATGGAGGCGAAGAAAAGATTGAAGAAGGGTGATACGATAATGATGATTAGTTTTGGAGCGGGGTTTAAGTGTAATAACTGCGTGTGGGAGGTTATGAAAGATATGGAAGATGAAAATGTATGGAAGGATTGTATTGAAAGTTATCCAACAAAGTATCAAATGAATCCTTTCATGGATAGGTATGGATGGATCAATGAAGACACTGCCAGCTTCTTAAGGAATGAATGAAAAAGATAATAAGTAAAAGTGTTTTAAGTTCTTTTCTCTTTAGAGTTTAAGCTTCAAGATCATGATATATAGTTATTAGCCTAAAATATTACATATAGAACTCGTCCCATCAAAGTTGCAATCCATTAGGAAGGGTTTGGTTATTTTGATGGAAGGTAATAAAAGTGATTGTGAGGGATTGGGAAGTTAGATATGCTAGAGATATTTGGGATAttgtaatgtttttatatatgttctTTAATTTTACATGTTTATGTTTTGCTTGTTTGGaataatgattttgtttttataaaggAAAGCAAATATCTTGGGAGTTTGTTACTTTCATAAGTAATCAATTTGATTccaattacaaaaaaaaactctaattatAAAAAGGAGCTCGACAATAAACCCGTAtcacaaatctatatatatatatatataatgatgcttaatttttaaagtgtccggattgtcaagTCGAGagctttggttaatttggatatatatgttagggtaaatggatatttggggcggattgtaggttgatccgcccataaacttaaaacgatttagaataaaattaaaaatgttatatttatgttttgcactcgcaatctaacaaaaacaagtatttccctttaaccaactaggctaataactaataatactttatattttaaattcaacaccaaattacatgaacgcggaacattttaacaatataagttcaactttttaactaactaatatatatatatatataatgatgcttatttttaaagtgtccggattgccgggtcgagagttgtggttaatttggatatatatgtgagagtaaattgatatttgggtcggattgtgggttgacccgcccataaacttaaaacaattaaaaataaaaattaaaaatgttatatgtatatttcgaattcgtaacttaacaaaacaagtacaaccctttaacaaaTAGGcaaataacactttatattttaaattcaacaccaaatcacatgaacgcgagacattttaacaaatataagttcaactttttaactaactaatctgtatatataatgatgcttaatttttaaagtgtccagattgtcgggtcgagagctgtggttaattttaatatatatgtaagagtaaatagatacttgagtcggattgtgggttgacccgcccataaatttaaaacgattaaaaataaaaaataaaaatgttatatgtatgtttctaacttgcaacctaacaaaaaagtacaacctttaaccaagtgtgattgggatgtagtttgtcgagggataataggtcagtatcaattgaaagtggttaaacaaatatgaattaaatatttgattgaccaaagtgtgaggtcacaatgttaaatattaaaaaatatgaatcaaatatttgattgaccaaagtaaaagtgtaaggtcacgagatgagatattcattcggaaaaatatgtgatgagatatatgagaagataagttattttaccgaagtgaataaaacgTGGAATGAGAGcgatctattttttattttaatatattattcttgatttattaaatatttaaaaattgaatacatattattatttattttttattaaatttattttatttatattttcattgtgTGCATCGCATAGAGATCTTCCTAGTATTTGTTAATAGTCATTGAAATATATGGATTGGGTGACAAACAacttctaatatatattaatagtcaATGATAAATTccattatatttgaaatatataataatattttaagcaaTTTTGTGTCATCTgtaataaatcataattaagaGCTAGCATATGGCTCATAATTGAGAGCTAGTATATGGATGAGCAAAGCTTGATTAAAGTGGGTTTGTGTAAAATGTGATCTTTCttgtttcaaaaaatattatatacctTTGAGTTGGTTTTacacattaaaatattatgcaGAATTTTGTATGACTCGTTGAATGGACTCCTTTACCTTTTCTCAACTGagataatgttaaatttataaaaaataaaaataaaattctgatTAGAACTAgactattatattaaatattttgatttgatataaGTATATAGATTGAGAGGGGCATTTTATTGGTTTTCTTTGGTTGATTAGTTAGTAATTATGTCcaagaaatttataaaaaaaattgttagttAATTTGTATAGGACCAATATTTTGCTCTTTTTCAATTATGCATTTAATTGTCGACATTGTAGTCACCATCACcatgatatttaatttgttacatACTTATTATTTATGGCTTAGGTACTTATGAAAGAGACGTACATAAATGTAAAGAAGTGAGTGaatatatttatgttgtaaTATCTTGAATTCTAAATatcccacatcaaacaaggacTTATGAATCATTTGATTATTgagtttagatttttttatatatataaaaatttattaatataatagtaaCTAACAAGAAAATTACATTGATAATTGATGATGATTGAAAGACATATTAACCTACCAAATTAAgccataaaaattattaatatttttgctCTCCCTTAAactaacttaaattaataataactacTTCAGACTTGATAGACCTCATCTATCTCCTCACAGACTTGATCCACCTCATTAATTATCTCCTCACATACTTGATCCACCTCAACTATCTCCTTAGGTTCAAGGTTGAACGACGAAGAGATCTACTCTTCGTTAATGATCGGGTGCAGAATGAAATCCGATTGAAACGAAGACGAAAGCAGAGAATGAAAATGCTAATCAATTGAGAAAAGAACTGAAATCTCATTAGGGCATTTTGCCATTGATATACAGAACAAATATACAAACAAGTCCCTAACCTTTTTACATTATTATACATTCAATCTAAACTATAAAATTCACAATTTATTTTCCTAATAactaaaatgattaattttatttgatttttattttcttatatccCCTCCTCAAGATGATAATCTTGCAAGTTTAAGCTTTTTATAAGGTTAATTAGATGAGTTCCTTCGGTGGATTTTGTGAAAATGTCTGCGATTTTACATTTCATTTGAATATAGTTTAGATTGATAAATCCACTTTTATATTGATTTCATACAACATGACAATCAATATCGATGTGTTTGGTCCTTTCATGAAAGATTGGATTTTGTGTGATGTGTATTGCATCTTGGTTATCACACCACACTTGTATTggtaattgaatttaaattttgaaatccTTGAGAATATACAATAGCCATTGCAATTCGCAAACAGTGCTTGCAAGGCTTCTGTATTCGGCTTCTGCCGATGATCTTGATATTGTTACTTGTTTCTTGGTTTTCCATGAAATTGGTGAATTTCCAAGAAAAATGCAATAACCAGTAACTGACTTTCTACTTAATGTGCATGTTGCCCAATCAGAATCAGAGTATCCCTTTATAATTATGTTGCTATTTGATTCGTAAAATACTCTCAAAGATGGGTTTCCTTTGAGGTACTTTACAATTTGAATAGCAGCTATCATTTGGTTTTTTGTTGGTTTGAGCATGTACTGTGATAATTGTTGAACACAGAAACTTATATCAGGTCTAGTTAGATTTAAGTATATTAATCGACCTATCAATCTTCTGAATGGCTCAGGTTCAGCTAATTCTTCATTAGCTTGTAGTTCAATTTTAAACCCTTTTGCCATAGGTGTATTTGTTGGTTTTGATCCCATTAATCCAGCATCATCAATAATGTCTAGAATATATTTTCTTTGGTTAATATATATTCCTTTAGAATTTCTTGCAATTTCTATTCCGAGAAAATATTTTGCTTCTCCTAAATCTTTTATTGAGAaaatggctctgataccatgaacGACGAAGAGATCTACTCTTCGTTAATGATCGGGCGCAGAATGAAATCCGATTGAAAAGAAAACGAAAGCAGAGAATGAAAATGTTAATCAATTGAGAAAAGAACTGAAATCTCATTAGGGCATTTTGCCATTGATATACAGAATAAATATACAAACAAGTCCCTAACCTTTTTACATTATTATACATTCAATCTAAACTATAAAATTCACAATTTATTTTCCTAATAactaaaatgattaattttatttgatttttattttcttataaaggTCACCGATACTTATAACAATAGACAACTCTTCTTCCACGATGTCAGTTTGGATTACTTGAGGAGGGTCCCCAGCACTCGGAACAACAACCACTTCTGACAAGTCTTCTTCCTCGACGATCTTCTTCTTGTTCctatatattccatatataacCATTTGAACAATTCCTAGGAAGAGTCCAATCACATTTGGGAGATGAAACATTTCAATAAATATGCTAATAAATATGCTATATATTAATATGCATgaataatatcaattttttttagacgaaaaCTCACTTGAATCAGCACATTGGTTACTAGAATATCGTATATGAACCAAATAATTGCACTAATGGTGAGGAAGAAGGATAACGTAAATGACATAAACTTCACACTTTGGATTTTCACCACCTCAAACTGCATGCATTAACgtgataaattaatattgataataaatcaaataaatatcaataaatatgtaaataaaactTACAACAATACTCAACGGAGACGCAAATATCAATATGGAGAGGGAGACGCAAATCCAACCAACAACCGTGCCCAGAATGAAAATGGCACTAAAAAGAGTGTGGAGAGAAGAATAGCTACAAATACTCCTAAATTCAAGCAAAGAACTAGATTGATCGACTGTCTCtgtaaaaaaagaataaatatatgatttactaattgtataaaagttaaaaaaatatgtataataataagaaatatattaaacattaatcTGTCTCCTCGCGTAATATATGAATATGGTGATATATATGGTCTGAATGACACATCCGAATATATTAATAGATAGGAGGAGAATATCTCTAGACGTTAATAGAGTATAGAACAACTTAATTGACGCACACAATAGAGCCAGTACATACGGTAATACCTTAAACCTCATGGttgattttttttgataaatatttataaacgtAAATCTGTAAGTGcattgatataaaataaattaattatatacatttgAAAATCAAGTTAGTTATCGGTAAGTATAAAAGAAAAACTTACAAAGGAGATATATACAGTCCTACAGATACCATGTTAGcgaaaaattaagaattaaagattgtttaagttttgaaaaaaagaaaaaagaagagaaaaataaaatatgtttacctAGAATATCGAATATCAGGACCAATAAAAAATAGATCTtcatgagtttttttttctgaaCAAACTTAATCATctgatttctctctctcttcctcttcctcttcctctccctctccctctcccccTCCCCCTCCCCCTCTCTCTGATTTATAAACATGGAATGTTACGGACTACAAACGATCtcaatttataaagaaaataacttcaaaataaATTCACTTAAGGTCTTGTTTAGTTTGGGGtattcaaatgataaaaaaaaaaatcaaagaaatcattcattaaattatctaaaataacttctaatttaaattattacataaaatcttatttgaattcaacttttttttttattgagtttcAAGGTTTGTATTGATAATCCCATTGgatcattttgtttatttataattttcatatttgaaGGTTTTTTCTAGTTGAAAATAATTCAGCTTGCATTCTctcatattttaactttaatattttacaatgtTGTTATCTTTGATTTAAAATTGTAGTAAAAAATGGAGATCAATCACAAAGATTTGATTAAAATTGAAccaaattaatgaaattttgttGTCTTGACATTTGATAGAAATCAATcaaatggaattttgatgactGGCTTGACATCTGTAAGAATTTTCGTAAAATATTGGTAAAAGTCTTGTTTAATAACTAAAGTATATAAAACAAACGATTTTCACTAATAACGTTCTTATTTAAAAGTTGATCAAGTTAGctaagaaaaaataaacttaatcacAAATTACCaatttgaaaaaagaaacaTGAGCTTAAGGTTTGACTatgatttttcttaaaaaaaataattgtaagatTCTTATCTACCTAACTAAAGGCATATGGCATAATTTTCactaagaaaattataatttaaaaaatgttagcCACCCAAAATTAAATCGAATCAcaaattaaaaaagagaaaaaacaagAAACATGTTAAAGGTTTGTTTACGATTcttcttcataattttttgtattGTAGTTGCATTCTCTCCTACTTTACCTTTTAATATGTTATGAAATTATTATCTTCACAATTGCGTAATTGCTCAGAATTGCATGTAGTAAAAAATGAAGATCAATCactaaaaaaacatttcattaaaaatgaaCCAAATTAATGACAATTTGATGTATTGACATTTGTTAGAAATCAACCCAATGGAATTTTGATTGCTTGACATTTCTAagaattttggtatttttttttataaaaattaatcaaagatTTTAGACTTATTCTCACTAAATaacatatgatttaaaaatgGGTCATATTAGCCCCTAATAATAACCCGAATCAcaaattaaaaaagagaaaaaaaaacatgtttaggATTTGAAGAAgggtttatttataattgtagtaaatatatattagtcacCGAAAGaacattgaaataaaaataaatcaaattaatagaATTTTGTTGTCTATACATGTGTAAGAAATCAACCAAATGGAATTTTGATGGCTTGACATTTGTAAGAATTTGGGTACAAATTGGGTTCTTTTTTCTGATTCCTTTGGAATATTTATTGACATTTTTAGTAACTGAAAATgaattaatctttttaatacATTTGGTTCTCTTATTTTTATacgtaaaaaaaatgaaaaacatattaaaaagcAACATACTTTTTCTTTGCTAAATTATTctactaaaatatcttattagtaTAATTACACgttaattcattattttgaaaGGCATTCCACATTAAATCTATGACCATATTTTGCTCACAAGCATAAATCttccaaattatttatatttcaaaaggtaATTCCATATTAATTCTAACACCATATTTTGTGCACAAGCATAACTTAGATATctagtatatttaaaatttagctTTAGCCATTGTTTTAAATTTCTATTCAagttctaatttcaattccatgttcatatttaattatgagaaatgattagggagaaaattttttaaaaagaattagtGATGACGCAATTTAATTCgctaaaatattaacaaatttttctctcttactcTCCCAACCCTTTATCTTTTTTCCAGCCAACAGTGATTTCGTCATTCTCTGCCAACTTTTCTCCTCTTATCACTCATTTTTAATTCTAGATAAAATATCTGAgagttaatttgtttttgtttttttttgaatatttttattatatattaaatcacttaatttatcaattaaaaaaataaaaatacacctatttgatttatataaaatataaatatttcaaataattaaaaatataaataacaaattcatAGTAGCACaagtaaaaattatattgatgAAGAGACAATCACTCATAATTTTGATTTCGTGtcttattttttacattttagttttctaaattcaaatgaatttgatttatctcacactttttttttaaatcaaatttaaaaattaatattttgtcacCATAATAATTACTATTTATCTATGGAAACAAGTTcatcttgaaaatattttttcattccaATATTGTTCAATATGAGCTTCACTTATTCCTTTTATAGAGCcgatttttcttattattttcataatggTAGCAGTGCGGAAAAAAGACACTAAGTTGTTcaagaataataattttgagtttATGGACTTAAATAACCTTACTTTTTTAGGGTAAGAATGAACAAGAATAAATGCAATTAACCAAATctagttaaaatatatagttaaaataaataaatatagaagtgattgaataattatataaaacattatagGAGGAAAGTGgatgaaaaaaatgtttttttgataaactttttattcaattttttctaagaaacataattgattttaatttttaacaacccaacaaaaataatttagcaAATAAACTCAATTAGAAGCTCTTAAAGTATTTAATTAGTTGCATGATTTTGTTTAAGGTAAGCAAAGTTTAATGCTTGGATGTCTCTAGAAAGCCTCTACTGTTCTATCTATAAAGAACTAAACCTAAAAAACACTGacatttctctctctgttcttttttcatttgaaaatggTTACTAAATCTCAAACTCAAATTCCTCTTTCTCTGTTAATTCTCTCAATCTGTGTAGTTCTGATTAAAGGAAAGAATCTAGCTTTGGAAGTCTGCGTGAAAGCCGCAGTCGGCGCTCCGAATGTTCTAGGAGACTGTAACATATCTCTCCAAAATAATCGAACTTCTTCTATTACTTAACAATGGAGTTATGTTCATCTCCTTCATTGGTTATTTTCAGGTCCTTTTAGCCAAAGGGTACTTCTAACATTGGTGGAGAAGAAAGTTCCTTACAAATTGCATCTTGTGAATATCAGCAATAAACCCAAATGGTTAGATCAagttttttcaatattaatgttGATAACTAACAATGGTTActgattttgattattatgATTCATTATATAAGGTTTTTGAAAGTGAACCCTAATGGAAAGGTGCCACTTATCAAATGGGGAAACAAATGGATAGCTGATTCTGATGTGATTGTGGGTATCCTTGAGAAAAAATACCCATACCCTTCACTCACTTATCGTCCTGATTTTGCATCTGTGTAATAATATACTTCTCTCTTCAATTTGGAATAATCTTTTGTCTAGATAATGAATTTGCATGTTGAATTGATGAATTGATGATTGATCATGATCACAGTGGTTCGAAAATCTTTTCTTCTTTTACAACCTTCCTGATTAGCAAGAATTCAAGTGATGGTTCGGAGAAGGTTTTGCTCAATGAACTTAAGGCACTGAATGAACACCTCAAGgaacatgtattttatataccctttttcttttcattctGTTCTTGTTTGGTAATCAAGAGTTGTTGTTTCAGTTATGTATTCATTCTCCTTCAGGGTCCTTACATTAAtggagaaaatatttctggTCTTGATTTGAGCTTAGCCCCAAAACTTTATCATTTGGTGGTGGCTTTAGGTCATTTTAAAAGTTGGACCATTCCTAAGGACTTAGTTTATGTTAATGACTATGCTAAGGTATGACATTAACCTAGCAACATTTCAAAATCCCAACACTTTGATCCATTCTTGGttctgtttttgtttttgtttttaacagTTGGTATTTTCTCGGGAGTCATTTGTGAAGACTAAGGCGGATGAAAAGTATGTGATTGCAGGATGGGAGGCAAAGGTTAAGGGTTGAACCTACTCATGAAAGAAGACTGTATAAACTAGTAATAAAACACTTTCTTTAGTGCTTCTTTCTGTAGTAGAGAATGGAAATTTCTACTTTGAAGGGCATTGCTTAATCTAATAAATCAGTTGACTATTCTATTAAGATTTGGGTTCTTGATCACCAAATTTATGAATActttttgatgaaaaaaattcaGATTTTAAAAACATCAATAAATTAACCCATTGTACTGAAGTAGATGTGACCAACTTTGACAAGTTAAAATAGATCATTCATAAATTCTTTACTAATGTTCTggattaaaattacaaattgaatgGAAGAAGATCCTTAACAGTGCCTCTGGTTCAGAGTTTCATcttcatgatattttgtttggttCTTCGACTTCTTCTAAGGGTGATTGTTCATGGTTTTGTTTTTATGATGAATAATTTGGTTAGAGAGAAAGTGATAAATGTCTCATTTTAGTTTTATCCTTAAGTTTATAATAGTGCACATGTTCACATGCCTTTTTAGTTAGTTTTTAGTGCCATTTAAACTTATTTGATTCAACAATATAGTTTTACAAATCTAAATCGAAATTGCTACGAATAAGCAATTTCAGAGTGAAGTGATTTTAAACACAAGAGTAAGGTAAGGTCTTGTGAGTGTATACATGAGAGATGAGAAAGTTTCGTACAGTACTCTTATCAATGTTGGCCAGCACTACGATCACTAGAGTAGAGTGAGCTGATGGAGAACATTTTGAGAGCGAATGAGATATGGAGTATCATCGAACAAGGGGTAAAAGAGCTGAATGCTATTACTAAGTGTAAACTTCTAATTAAACTAGATGAAGAAATAATGTTCGAGCAAATTTTGGACTTTAAGATATCCAAAATTATATGGAATTATTTGAAGAGCAAGTTCGGAGGAAACAAAATAGTGAAACACTCACTTTTGAACACATTAAGAAAGAAATTTGAAGTGCTTGAAATTAAAGAAGGGTATACTATCAAAGAGTACTTTATAATAGTGACGGAACTTATGTTAGACTCGTTGTTGGTAGAAAAGATTTTACGAACCTTGACAAAAAAAAGTTGGTTAATTTCGATAGAAGAGGTTAGAAATACATTAACGGCCATTGATAAGTTATAGAATACTTTCAAAGTATTTAGATACATAAAGAAGATACCTAAAACACTAAAACATTTAATTAGTGTCAATATTTTGCTACTAACTCACAGTATTCCTTTGCTTTCTTTATGGCAAGATTAGTCAGGATCTCGAAAGacattatttgtttaataaattctTCAGtcttttaattgttatttaactataaaataaatctGTAAACactcatatttttaatttaaatttgaacttattttaataaaataaaaatattaaaaaataaataaaatatattaaatgaattttacctattatattaatttgtatcgGCCTGTGTTTttagatgaaaaaataaatgaatttgtgCATGCCAAACAGGGTCAAGAGCAACAGAATTATTAACCATTTCCCAAACTACATTCAACTTTCCAGTTAACTTACTATTCATAAATTCTCAAACCAACATAGTTtctattcaaattcaattttttttaaaatttatttattacattttaatttatttatataatatatttatattttaattttttgtttttatcctatattttatattaatactttttacgtatcataaatttataataatcaacAACATTGCAAGAATTGATAAATCATCTATCTTATGTGTAAGaattacttttttaataatgtttgtttttgttgtaatttttttttgcttgtgtaatataatttatgtttatttaataatatttaatttttttattgtgtataaattattgatcaatgattaattttatcaaaattttctataattaaatgagaatttaaaagttaataagttattataaaGTTATgagatttaatttataatgttagataaatatatagatattattaaaaaagttaaaaagtttggtctaa is part of the Impatiens glandulifera chromosome 1, dImpGla2.1, whole genome shotgun sequence genome and encodes:
- the LOC124940994 gene encoding glutathione S-transferase DHAR2-like — translated: MVTKSQTQIPLSLLILSICVVLIKGKNLALEVCVKAAVGAPNVLGDCPFSQRVLLTLVEKKVPYKLHLVNISNKPKWFLKVNPNGKVPLIKWGNKWIADSDVIVGILEKKYPYPSLTYRPDFASVGSKIFSSFTTFLISKNSSDGSEKVLLNELKALNEHLKEHGPYINGENISGLDLSLAPKLYHLVVALGHFKSWTIPKDLVYVNDYAKLVFSRESFVKTKADEKYVIAGWEAKVKG
- the LOC124944885 gene encoding uncharacterized mitochondrial protein AtMg00810-like, whose amino-acid sequence is MAKGFKIELQANEELAEPEPFRRLIGRLIYLNLTRPDISFCVQQLSQYMLKPTKNQMIAAIQIVKYLKGNPSLRVFYESNSNIIIKGYSDSDWATCTLSRKSVTGYCIFLGNSPISWKTKKQVTISRSSAEAEYRSLASTVCELQWLLYILKDFKI